The Vicia villosa cultivar HV-30 ecotype Madison, WI unplaced genomic scaffold, Vvil1.0 ctg.000077F_1_1, whole genome shotgun sequence genome segment TACAAAACATTTAAATTTAAGTGTTGTCGTCACATGGGGTGGCGACTTGGTCTCTTTTTTAGGTGTATTCGCCACCTAGGATTGCGACAATGTGTAAAATGAGTGAAATAATGGTCATttctgtaatttttttgaaatatttgttatttacgtaatttttttgaaaatagtgGTTATTCTAAAAAGAATCAACTTTAAAATATAATGATCGGATTTCAAATTCAATAATTTCAACCAATCCGATGGTTATTATGTCGCTGCATAAGTTCTAGCTGCCGAGAATCCAAATTCATATACTTATATATTTGCGTAGTCTAATTCAACTTACAAATGCTTATATTATTGAATCGgtaattatattttgaatttaaactTAAAACATGACAATTTTTTTACTTAAACAAGAAATATTATATCTAACAAGTTTTTTGACATGTTACatctatctataatataagaaaaatatatatatattttctcaacttttgTTCTGGTTCCGCCATGTGGAAGCTTGAGAAGAGAGTAAATATTGTGATTTTTCTATTCTATCATTCCACATCGGCCTTTATCTCCTCCATTCAATTTGATTTCTACAAATCCTTCAACACACGGTTACATAAACAGTTTGTCTTCCTATTTCGAAAACGGTTCTTCAATTCACATTCTTGACTCATTAACTGTGTCTCTCTCTCACTTGCCCATTATGTTTCTCTCTCTATCTATTTATATGCTTCCTCTTCATCTTCCTTTTCCTCTTCCTATTTCAGGGCTTTTACTTCAACATGAATGAATCTAACTCAAGGTATGGAATTCATAAACCTTCATATCCTTGCTGCAAATGTTGAATTCAGAGTGTGATTTTATAATGTTATGTATTTTAAATTCAGTGATAATATTATGAGTCATCCTCGAGTCGGTTAGTTATCATGTATCCTGCTGTATCattatttttttcgttttttttcttccatttttattaAGAATGGATGAAGATAACTCATTTTGATTCCTATTCAAACATGTTGAATAGATCACAGTGACTTCACTTTAATACAATTTATCAGATTGCATGAGCCGTATTTATCATTAGTTATTTAGTCATTATTTCTCAATtgaatctttctcttttattcttgTCATGTTTCaactttctctttttttcattCATAGAATAACGTTCCATCTCACCGTAAGAACTATGATGACCTGGAGGTAAGGAATATTTGTTTATAGTTTATGCTTTGTCAATAGGAAATAGTTTAATTTAGGAATGAAATTCCTGTTGGTGCCTTTGTATCTCTTCTCTATTTTGCCGTTACTACTAACCTATATGGTTTCATATGTTGTACCCTATCTCTGAATGCTTCACCTAGCCAGCTTACAAATTGGAACAAAAATCAAGTAAACCCTTGTACTTGGTCTAATGTTTACTGCGACCAGAATACCAATGTTGTTGAAGTGTAAGGGTTTTTCTTGATCCGGAGAACATGTTTATCTTATTGATGGTCAATGATTTTATTCAATTCATTGCAGTTCACGGTTGAAGCAGTAAAGCgccaagcaacaaaagttttggaagtatttattcgggaaatttatcgtctccacagggattagcgcattgaactgccgttcaacggtttccaaagttatgagtttggattgaattgtttaaagcataaaaacagaaaagtatatatcaacacaaaaagaattcattattTTAGAGAGAAGAGACTTATCAAACATTGCATATAATTTActtatcacaaacttaaacttatcgaccagttatactcaacctacaatactcatcaatatcatcaagcatcactcacaccctaagtcatttctaacccaaagtaaagagaactactatatcatctcggcgacgatctctcagccaaccAAAACTACACAGAAGACAACCGTATTGCTCGCGTCGATGATCTCTCAACCAACAcaaacacagaggcattaagcttcgatacccACGACATATATTAGCTCCAAAAActatctctagagtctagaaCTAATAGATATCCATCTCTAATCAAAatttgtgaggtatatgtctataacaacccaaatccaaacataaagctttatacaacaccatgatcaacaaatatacatgagttcaaagtaaaatcatatataaaatccaaccaaagagaaaatacacaaagaggaagagaaatgaaccaaacaTCTCACAGTTTGTAAGCTTCGATTGATGATCAATCCACCCCGGATCATCCGTGTGCAAGCTccaaagttgttttctaagctaatatacctaaaaaaaataaaggtttGATGAATTGGGACCAATATTACTCAAAACATAGCCTAAAAGATTATGTatttttggcccttaaaacgtgttACTGTCCAGGCCAATTTCTCCGGGCGACTAAATGGCTCGCCCGACGAGCCCAAATTTCGCCCGGCGAattacaccagaaacagcagaaaattcggcactgtttcggccataacttgagaaccgtaactccgattttagtctggttcgaagcgttggaaagcttattcaatgatctatctaacaatgacaaaatgacaaccaaattgatgatttttatcatccttattttgagccttattctatGATAAATTGGtaaaatttgcattcttgaagcttaacctttggcctttattactcaatgctccaaccatgcatgaatacctacaaaaagacataaaaactatcaaacgatacataaatgaatcaaaaacacaaattATACACAATATGTATAAATCTAACTAAAACATGTGAATTCACACACAAGTTGAGGAAAAGAGACGATAAGTGTCGTAAAACTATATACATAAATAACTACAATCTATCACTTATCATTCACTATCTTTTATGGGATTGACTGGAACCTTGACCCTAAGAATAGGAGCTCTAAAATGTCTTACAACTCTGTACGTATATATGAAGTATCCGCCCGCATCATTATAGTTCTTAGTATCATCATTCTTGGTGCATTGGATTATATTGTTTTAATGATATGAATTGGTAACACAGTTCTTTACAGGGGAATCGCATCACCGGTGAGATACGAAAAGAAGTTGGAAATCTTACCAGCTTAGTGAGATTGGATCTGGAAACTAACATGTTAACCGGTGGAATACCATCTTCCTTTGGTAATCTTAAAAGGCTTCAATTCCTGTATGTAAGTACGTGATGAGTCCTTGCAAGCTCATTTTACTATCCTTGTGAAATGTTTAAAAATGTCTAATTTTGATTTTGCAACTAGGACATTGAGTCAGAACCTTCTCAAAGGGACTATTCCAGAATCACTTAGCAGTGTCCCAAACTTGATCAATCTGTAAGTGGACTACTCTTCGACGCCATCTGCTCAATCTTAGTATATTTCACTGTCATTTTACCATATGATGGATTGTCCATACGTTTCCTTTGTAGTCTGTTAGATTCAAATGATCTTAGAGAAAGGATTCCAGAGCAGTTATTCAATGTTACTAAGTACAAGTATGTATGGTAAATTAGTTTtatattgattatttatttaaagctCGACTTAATGAATTTCTATCCCTGACCCGCATATACGTAACTTCATAATCATATACAAAAATTACGGTTACCAACCTAATCAAATAGTAGTGTATGATTCTAATGGTCATTGATAACATTAGAACTGAAGGTTCATgtgtttttttcattttcataagTTAGATTGCATATGTCCCAGTTCAAATTTGTTTCACTATATTTCTTATCACAGTTTCACTAGAAATAAGTTGAATTGTGGCGTGGGTTATCAGCATCTTTACTTATCTGATAATGCAAATCAAGCTTACATTTATTTCCCTAACCCTCCACCTTCCCacaagcaacaagcaacaggcaGAAAACTAATTTTCCTTTAATTGGAAGGTTCTTCACATAAATCAAAAATAGGCCTCATAGTTGGAACATTTATAGGTTTTAATCACACCTCTGTACACTTTAGTACCATCCAATTTGAGAAAAGGAATTGTATATCACTACCAATGTAGGTTTGATTTATGTAGCAAAATGCAAATCCAGATCAAGAAACCAGACCGATACATGTTAATGAAAGCTCAGACCATCTTCATGAACATTTAATTAGCGATTTATAGTAGCTTGCATTCAGAAAAGAGAGCTGGAAGAAAGCATTTGGGTACTGAAGCAAATAGACATATTATTGGACTGATGAATTACGACATTTTAAGTATAAGCATAATGTTTAGAAACATGAttgacaatttttttttccaatctCAACAATAATGTATGAGTAAATTTGTCAGCATACCAACTTCCTCCTGTTCATCTTCCAGTGTTGGAGCTGCTCACGCGGGCTTCTCCAGTTTTTCCGATTCACATCAGAAACACAGCTATCGATATCCATCGGCTCAGCCAAAGTTTCATCAACCATGGTTTGATTTTCATGCAGTGTAGACAAGGTAATGCAATCGATAGGCTTGCAGAGGCCAAAATCAGAGAGCTTCATGTGACCATTTTTATCCAGAAGTAGGTTATCGGGTTAATATCTCTGAAAGATGAAAAATCATGTAATTAGCACATTAAAATGGCCCATATAACCATCCAATAAATCATCATCAATGATTAAACAAATTAAGCCAACAGCTACATAGGCACAACCAAACTGAACCTGTGAATGTAATTATGTTTGTGAATAGACTCTATGGCAAGAACACTCTGTGCCATGTAAAATCTAGCCACATTTTCACTTAAGGTGGTTTCCCTTATCAGTAGAGTCATAATGTCACCCCGGGCAGATACTCCATACTTAAATACAAGTCCTTCTAAGTATCTCAAACTTCGTTTCTAAAATTTTCTTTCAAAGAATAATTCtcctaaaatttaaaattttaacttttgatcccTCCTGCAATTTAGCGACAGTTTTAGCGGTTTTTTTATTTTAGCAACGGAATTAGAGACCATTTTAACTATGACATGAgagatcaaaagttaaaatttaaaattttaggaggaccattctttgatgaatattttagAGCGACTAAAAACGAAGTTTAAGATATTTAGAAGGGTAAAAAAATTCATTTACACTAAATTCAATACAAATTTTTAAGATTGTTAAAATATGATTGTgtgaacttttatttttttatttgttttaaacacTGATTAATggctattattataaaataattaacgattattataatttatttacacaactaaaataatatttttaactataaaataaaaattttgatattatattacGACAGATTCAATTAATATCACACATAGAAACATTACttgatattatattatttattatatattttttatattaactataaaattaaaattttgatatatatatatatatatatatatatatatatatatatatatatatatatatatatatatatatatatatatatatatatatataggggacgactcaagtgagaacactggattattatgagaaatgagaacaatgaatcacgaccattaaattttgattttgttgattttaatggactgaattggtttctctatctaaaatccttaatacttattttaaatcaacatagaaagagaaaccaatctcgttcattaaaatcaacaaaatcaaaatttaatggtcgtgat includes the following:
- the LOC131623752 gene encoding probable LRR receptor-like serine/threonine-protein kinase At5g10290, producing the protein MSYNSGNRITGEIRKEVGNLTSLVRLDLETNMLTGGIPSSFGNLKRLQFLTLSQNLLKGTIPESLSSVPNLINLLLDSNDLRERIPEQLFNVTKYKYVCFTRNKLNCGVGYQHLYLSDNANQAYIYFPNPPPSHKQQATGRKLIFL